A single region of the Lotus japonicus ecotype B-129 chromosome 4, LjGifu_v1.2 genome encodes:
- the LOC130715220 gene encoding hydroxyproline O-galactosyltransferase GALT3 isoform X2, whose amino-acid sequence MKRLSLVQGLLRMKKWYGGLLITVLGMSLLLFYSLKGIQPQKQPAKQSAYGFFNNHPQNGSVKESISLPVNSSDVEPNQVPEPRKKPHLIHVAGLDDLYDMKTISEGEMNVLLVWTYLRSLLSRSDSLPETAQGVKEASVAWKELISTIEKDKASKISKIDSPAYKKCPFSVSTLGKTIDDSGITLDFPCGLVVDSSITLIGIPNGLNRSFQIDLVGHELEEEPNPPIILHYNVSVPGENMTEQPYIVQNTWTSDFGWGKEERCPARGSANIQKVDGLVLCNVQVVGSNNENVGQPTSDIPSNNSSESAHRTANFPFAEGNPFTATLWVGSEGFHMTVNGRHETSFAYREKFDPWLVSTAKVAGSLSLLSVLAKDLPVTEDNDLVVDVEKLKAPSIPRKKLVLLIGVFSTGNNFERRMALRRSWMQYEAVRSGEVAVRFFIGLHKKDIVNFELWSEAQAYGDIQLMPFVDYYSLISLKTIAICIMGTKIIPSKYIMKTDDDAFVRVDEVLSSLKGKPSEGLLYGLISSKSSPQRDKDSKWYISEKLFKLEDVAMGIWIEQFKNGGKEVHYENDEKFYNAGCESNYILAHYQNPRMVLCLWEKLQKEHQPACCE is encoded by the exons ATG AAACGGCTATCATTAGTTCAAGGTTTACTGAGAATGAAGAAGTGGTATGGAGGCTTGTTGATCACGGTTTTGGGTATGTCGTTGCTTCTATTCTACAGCCTTAAAGGAATTCAGCCACAGAAGCAGCCAGCAAAACAGTCAGCATACGGTTTTTTCAATAACCATCCACAAAATGGTTCTGTTAAAGAAAGCATCAGTCTTCCAGTAAACTCTTCTGATGTGGAACCAAATCAGGTACCAGAGCCAAGAAAAAAACCACACTTGATACATGTTGCAGGGCTTGATGACTTGTATGACATGAAAACAATTTCTGAAGGAGAGATGAATGTTTTGCTTGTTTGGACATACTTGCGTTCCTTGTTGTCACGGTCAGATTCCTTGCCTGAAACAGCTCAAGGAGTTAAAGAGGCTTCTGTAGCATGGAAAGAGTTGATTTCCACTATTGAAAAGGACAAGGCCTCTAAGATTAGTAAGATAGACAGTCCAGCATATAAAAAGTGCCCGTTCTCCGTGAGCACACTTGGCAAGACAATAGATGATAGTGGAATCACTCTGGATTTCCCCTGTGGTCTAGTTGTAGATTCTTCTATTACACTGATTGGCATCCCTAATGGACTGAACAGAAGTTTTCAGATTGACCTTGTCGGGCATGAGTTAGAAGAGGAGCCAAATCCTCCGATTATCTTACATTACAATGTCAGTGTTCCTGGAGAAAACATGACAGAGCAACCATACATTGTTCAAAATACTTGGACTAGTGATTTTGGGTGGGGAAAAGAGGAAAGGTGCCCAGCTCGAGGTTCTGCTAACATCCAAAAAG TTGATGGACTTGTTCTCTGCAACGTACAAGTTGTCGGGAGTAACAACGAAAATGTGGGTCAACCTACTAGTGATATACCTTCTAATAACTCCTCAGAAAGTGCACACAGAACTGCTAATTTCCCCTTTGCTGAGGGTAATCCTTTCACTGCCACATTATGGGTTGGTTCAGAGGGATTTCACATGACTGTGAATGGAAGGCATGAAACATCTTTTGCTTATAGGGAG AAGTTTGACCCATGGTTAGTCAGCACCGCTAAAGTAGCAGGCAGTTTAAGTCTCTTATCAGTCCTGGCTAAAGATTTACCTGTTACTGAAGATAATGATTTAGTTGTTGATGTTGAGAAACTGAAGGCTCCTTCTATTCCCAGAAAAAAACTTGTTTTGCTGATAGGAGTATTCTCTACTGGAAATAACTTTGAGCGTCGAATGGCCCTGAGGAGGTCTTGGATGCAATATGAGGCTGTACGTTCTGGGGAAGTTGCTGTCCGATTTTTCATTGGACTT CACAAGAAAGATATAGTTAACTTTGAGTTATGGAGTGAAGCTCAAGCATACGGGGATATTCAGTTAATGCCTTTTGTGGATTATTATAGTTTGATTTCTTTGAAGACAATTGCAATTTGCATTATGGGG ACAAAAATCATCCCTTCTAAATACATCATGAAAACAGATGATGATGCTTTTGTAAGGGTTGATGAAGTTCTTTCCAGCCTCAAAGGTAAGCCATCCGAAGGCCTCTTGTACGGTCTCATATCTTCTAAGTCATCTCCTCAGAGGGATAAAGACAGCAAGTGGTACATCAGTGAGAAG CTCTTTAAACTAGAAGACGTTGCCATGGGCATATGGATTGAACAGTTCAAGAATGGTGGTAAAGAAGTGCATTATGAGAATGATGAGAAGTTTTACAATGCTGGTTGTGAATCAAATTATATACTTGCCCATTATCAGAATCCAAGAATGGTTCTATGCCTTTGGGAGAAACTGCAGAAAGAACACCAACCAGCATGCTGTGAGTAG
- the LOC130715220 gene encoding hydroxyproline O-galactosyltransferase GALT3 isoform X1, with translation MKRLSLVQGLLRMKKWYGGLLITVLGMSLLLFYSLKGIQPQKQPAKQSAYGFFNNHPQNGSVKESISLPVNSSDVEPNQVPEPRKKPHLIHVAGLDDLYDMKTISEGEMNVLLVWTYLRSLLSRSDSLPETAQGVKEASVAWKELISTIEKDKASKISKIDSPAYKKCPFSVSTLGKTIDDSGITLDFPCGLVVDSSITLIGIPNGLNRSFQIDLVGHELEEEPNPPIILHYNVSVPGENMTEQPYIVQNTWTSDFGWGKEERCPARGSANIQKVDGLVLCNVQVVGSNNENVGQPTSDIPSNNSSESAHRTANFPFAEGNPFTATLWVGSEGFHMTVNGRHETSFAYREKFDPWLVSTAKVAGSLSLLSVLAKDLPVTEDNDLVVDVEKLKAPSIPRKKLVLLIGVFSTGNNFERRMALRRSWMQYEAVRSGEVAVRFFIGLHKKDIVNFELWSEAQAYGDIQLMPFVDYYSLISLKTIAICIMGTKIIPSKYIMKTDDDAFVRVDEVLSSLKGKPSEGLLYGLISSKSSPQRDKDSKWYISEKEWPHDMYPPWAHGPGYVISRDIAKFIVRGHHERKLKLFKLEDVAMGIWIEQFKNGGKEVHYENDEKFYNAGCESNYILAHYQNPRMVLCLWEKLQKEHQPACCE, from the exons ATG AAACGGCTATCATTAGTTCAAGGTTTACTGAGAATGAAGAAGTGGTATGGAGGCTTGTTGATCACGGTTTTGGGTATGTCGTTGCTTCTATTCTACAGCCTTAAAGGAATTCAGCCACAGAAGCAGCCAGCAAAACAGTCAGCATACGGTTTTTTCAATAACCATCCACAAAATGGTTCTGTTAAAGAAAGCATCAGTCTTCCAGTAAACTCTTCTGATGTGGAACCAAATCAGGTACCAGAGCCAAGAAAAAAACCACACTTGATACATGTTGCAGGGCTTGATGACTTGTATGACATGAAAACAATTTCTGAAGGAGAGATGAATGTTTTGCTTGTTTGGACATACTTGCGTTCCTTGTTGTCACGGTCAGATTCCTTGCCTGAAACAGCTCAAGGAGTTAAAGAGGCTTCTGTAGCATGGAAAGAGTTGATTTCCACTATTGAAAAGGACAAGGCCTCTAAGATTAGTAAGATAGACAGTCCAGCATATAAAAAGTGCCCGTTCTCCGTGAGCACACTTGGCAAGACAATAGATGATAGTGGAATCACTCTGGATTTCCCCTGTGGTCTAGTTGTAGATTCTTCTATTACACTGATTGGCATCCCTAATGGACTGAACAGAAGTTTTCAGATTGACCTTGTCGGGCATGAGTTAGAAGAGGAGCCAAATCCTCCGATTATCTTACATTACAATGTCAGTGTTCCTGGAGAAAACATGACAGAGCAACCATACATTGTTCAAAATACTTGGACTAGTGATTTTGGGTGGGGAAAAGAGGAAAGGTGCCCAGCTCGAGGTTCTGCTAACATCCAAAAAG TTGATGGACTTGTTCTCTGCAACGTACAAGTTGTCGGGAGTAACAACGAAAATGTGGGTCAACCTACTAGTGATATACCTTCTAATAACTCCTCAGAAAGTGCACACAGAACTGCTAATTTCCCCTTTGCTGAGGGTAATCCTTTCACTGCCACATTATGGGTTGGTTCAGAGGGATTTCACATGACTGTGAATGGAAGGCATGAAACATCTTTTGCTTATAGGGAG AAGTTTGACCCATGGTTAGTCAGCACCGCTAAAGTAGCAGGCAGTTTAAGTCTCTTATCAGTCCTGGCTAAAGATTTACCTGTTACTGAAGATAATGATTTAGTTGTTGATGTTGAGAAACTGAAGGCTCCTTCTATTCCCAGAAAAAAACTTGTTTTGCTGATAGGAGTATTCTCTACTGGAAATAACTTTGAGCGTCGAATGGCCCTGAGGAGGTCTTGGATGCAATATGAGGCTGTACGTTCTGGGGAAGTTGCTGTCCGATTTTTCATTGGACTT CACAAGAAAGATATAGTTAACTTTGAGTTATGGAGTGAAGCTCAAGCATACGGGGATATTCAGTTAATGCCTTTTGTGGATTATTATAGTTTGATTTCTTTGAAGACAATTGCAATTTGCATTATGGGG ACAAAAATCATCCCTTCTAAATACATCATGAAAACAGATGATGATGCTTTTGTAAGGGTTGATGAAGTTCTTTCCAGCCTCAAAGGTAAGCCATCCGAAGGCCTCTTGTACGGTCTCATATCTTCTAAGTCATCTCCTCAGAGGGATAAAGACAGCAAGTGGTACATCAGTGAGAAG gaATGGCCACATGATATGTACCCACCATGGGCACATGGTCCTGGCTATGTCATCTCTCGGGACATAGCAAAGTTCATTGTCCGTGGCCACCACGAAAGAAAACTCAAG CTCTTTAAACTAGAAGACGTTGCCATGGGCATATGGATTGAACAGTTCAAGAATGGTGGTAAAGAAGTGCATTATGAGAATGATGAGAAGTTTTACAATGCTGGTTGTGAATCAAATTATATACTTGCCCATTATCAGAATCCAAGAATGGTTCTATGCCTTTGGGAGAAACTGCAGAAAGAACACCAACCAGCATGCTGTGAGTAG